Proteins encoded together in one Bradyrhizobium sp. PSBB068 window:
- a CDS encoding DNA-3-methyladenine glycosylase: protein MAQKPRSTRATVPRLGKALKRSFFDRSVLEVAPDLIGATFLVGGVGGIITEVEAYHHTEPAAHSFNGPTPRNQVMFGPPGFSYVYRSYGIHWCVNFVCEEAGSASAVLIRAIEPTHGLAAMRRRRGLEDERALCSGPGKLCEAMGITIAHSELPLDRPPIALHARLETPDIVTGIRIGITKAVELPWRYGLKGSKFLSKRF, encoded by the coding sequence GCGACCGTGCCGCGCCTCGGCAAGGCGCTGAAACGCTCCTTCTTCGATCGCAGCGTCCTTGAGGTCGCGCCCGACCTGATCGGCGCGACCTTCCTGGTCGGCGGGGTCGGCGGCATCATCACCGAGGTCGAGGCCTACCATCACACCGAGCCGGCGGCGCACTCGTTCAACGGACCGACCCCGCGCAACCAGGTGATGTTCGGCCCGCCGGGCTTCTCCTATGTCTACCGTTCCTACGGCATCCATTGGTGCGTCAATTTCGTCTGCGAGGAAGCTGGCTCGGCCAGCGCCGTGCTGATCCGCGCGATCGAGCCGACCCATGGGCTCGCCGCGATGCGCCGGCGGCGCGGGCTGGAGGACGAACGCGCGCTATGCTCGGGGCCGGGCAAGCTGTGCGAAGCGATGGGCATCACCATCGCCCATAGCGAGCTGCCGCTGGACCGTCCGCCGATCGCGCTCCACGCCCGGCTGGAGACGCCCGACATCGTCACCGGGATCCGGATCGGCATCACCAAGGCCGTCGAGCTGCCCTGGCGCTACGGGCTGAAGGGATCGAAGTTCCTCAGCAAGCGGTTTTGA